The Bacteroidales bacterium genome includes a window with the following:
- a CDS encoding lasso peptide biosynthesis PqqD family chaperone, translating into MTIQENTFFRRNPDLLFSDMDGETVMMSIQNGEYYGLDEVGSRIWQLLENPESAETLTDKLIEEYEVTRETCLSDVMEFLNMLAEKQLIIPA; encoded by the coding sequence ATGACCATTCAGGAAAACACCTTCTTCCGCCGCAATCCCGACCTGCTTTTCAGCGACATGGACGGCGAAACGGTAATGATGAGCATACAGAACGGAGAGTATTACGGCCTGGATGAAGTAGGTTCCCGTATCTGGCAATTGCTTGAAAACCCGGAATCTGCGGAAACACTCACGGATAAACTCATCGAAGAGTATGAAGTTACTCGGGAAACCTGTCTCTCGGATGTGATGGAATTTCTGAACATGCTGGCCGAAAAACAACTTATTATCCCTGCCTGA